The following is a genomic window from Terriglobales bacterium.
CAACTTCTAACCGGAAGCTGACCTGAACCTTTTGGGCCGGCCGCAAGGCCGGCCCACTTTATTCCCCGGGGCAGAGGTATACTGGAGCCACTGAAACGGCCCCCGCCGCCTTTGGCCCGCCAGCCGTTCCGTGGGGAGATCGCCATGAAAAGGACTCACGTACTCCTGACCGCCTTCGTTCTGACCGTCAGCGGCGTCTGCCTGTCCTGGCAGCAGCGCTTGGCCGTGCCCAAACCCACTCACCTGCGGATCACTGTGACCGACGAAGGACACAATGAGGTACGCGACGCCACCGTGGAGTTGCAAGACTACCTTGGCGGCAGCTCGGCCATGGATCAGCGCAACACCGATCCGAACGGGCGGGCTGAATTCGACACCGTCACCGGCCTGCACCGCGTCCGCATCACCGGCGCCGACATTCAGACTTATGAGGGCGAGATCGACATCGCCCTGACTGAGACTTACCACAACGAGCCCATCCGCGTGCGCCGCAACGCCCGCGGGGGGCAACCGGCCACCGCGGAGGCGCTGGGCTACGTTCCCGCCGTCCGCCTGAAGATCCCCGATAATGCGCGCAAGGAATTTGAACGGGGAAGCAAGTCCCTCGCCGACAAGGATTGGAAGTCCGCCCGCAAGTCTTTTCAGGCGGCCATCGACCTCTATCCGGATTACGACCTGGCCTACAACGGACTGGGGGTCGCCAGCTCGCAACTGCAGGACGTTCCAGCCGCCCGCCAGGCCTTCCGCAAAGCGGTCGATCTCAATGACAAGTTCGCCGGGGCGGAGCGCAACCTGGCCCGCATCACGCTCTCCGAGCGCAATTACCAGGAAACGGCCGTGCTGTTGAACCAATCGCTGGCGGTCGAGCCCGGCGATGCCTGGGCACTGACCAATGCGGCCTACGCCGAGCTCCAGCTGCATCGCTTCAAGGAAGCCGCGGACCATGCGGTGCGCGTCCATGCGCTTCCCCACGACGGCCTGGCCAATGCCCACGTCATCGCCGCCTATGCGCTCGATGCCCTCGGGCAGCACCAGGAGGCCATCGCGCAGTGGAAGCAGTACCTCCAGGAGGCCCCCAAAGGCCCCAATGCCCGGCGCGCCGAGGATGAGTTGCGCCGTTTGACGAAAGCGCCGCAATCTTGAGGCGCTTAGCGGCCGTGAGCGACCTGAGCGGAGCGAAGGGGAGCGGGAGTCCGCTGCCGAAATCCTGAGCGGCGTCTTCGCCGCGAAGCAGCCCTCCGGAGTGCCTCCCGCTGCGGTAAAATAGAAGCTGCACGTTTCTCTTCCTGCCAAGGAGTTGCGGTTCATGTTGTTTCGTCGTGGGTTTGGCATCACGTTGGTTGCGGCGCTGGCGGTGCTTGCGATGGCTCAGAACGGCGCCTCGAAGAGCAGTGGTGATTCCAAGACCGGCGGCAAGCCCACTGCGGCACAGGAGACCGACCCCCTCAAGCGTACCCTTACCCCCGAGCAGAAGAAGCAGCAGAAGAGCCTGCTCAAGGAGCTCGAAGGGCCCTACAAGAAGTGGCTGAGCCAGGACGTCGTCTACATCATCACCGACGAGGAGAAAGGCGCCTTCCTGCGCCTCAGCAACAACGAAGAGCGGGACCAGTTCATCGAGCAGTTCTGGCTGCGCCGTGACCCCACTCCCGATACCGTCGAGAACGAATATAAGGAAGAACACTACCGGCGTATCGCCTACGCGAACGAGCGTTACACCGAGGGCGCGCAAGGCTGGCGGACGGACCGCGGCCGCATCTACATTGTCTACGGGAAGCCGAACACGGTGGTGACCCACGCCACTTCGGAGTCGGGCTACGTACGGCCTCTGGGCTACGGACGCTCCGACGACTCATCCCATAGTCTCGCCCAGACCACCACCACCCGCCCCTATGAAGTCTGGACCTATAACCACATCGACGGGGTGGGCGAGAACGTCAACATCGAGTTCGTCGACACCTGTTCTTGCGGCGTCTATAAGATTTCGATGGATCCTCTGGACAAGGACATGAATGCGGAGCTGGTGGACCCCGCGACCATGATCCAGCCTTGGGCGCGCGATGAGTACGGCAAGGACAAGTTCGAACGCCTGCAGCAGTTCGCTAAGCTCAGTTTGCCTCCGCCCATCAAGTTCACGGACCTGGAATCGGTGGTCACTCACAAGATGAGCTTCAACCTGGTGCCCTTTGACGTGGTCACCGATTTCGTCAAGGTCACCTCGGACACGGCGCTCGTCCCCATCACCGTGCAGGTCAAGAACAAGGTCCTGACCTTCAATCACAAGGAGGGAGTGGCCACGGCGGTGGTCAACATCTACGGCCGGATCAGCACCCTGACCGGCCGCGTCGCCCAGACCTTCGAGGATACGCTGAAGGTCTCGACGACCGAAGAATTGCTGCCGCGCGAGGTGGAGCGGCCGTCAGTCTACTGGAAAGCAGTGCCCCTGCGTTCCGGGCGTTACCGGGTGGATATCGTGGTCAAGGACGTGAACGGCGACCGTGTCGGCAGTTGGAGCCGCGGCATCATGGTGCCGGAATTCGGCGATGAACGGCTGATGGCTTCCTCGTTGATCCTGGCAGATGTCCTGGAAAAGGTGCCGACCCGCACCGTGGGCGCGGGCAACTTCGTCATCGGCGACACTAAGGTGCGACCCCGCGTCCCCGAGCCCGGCAAGCCGGCCACCTTCAATCGCAACCAGGCTGTCAATTTCTGGATGCAGGTGTACAACCTCGGCATCGACGAGCAGACCCACAAACCGTCTGCCACCGTCGAAGTCGAGATCACCAACCTGGCCAATCAGAAGGCGGTGCTGCGCACGGTCGAAACGACCCAGCAGTTGGGCAACGTCGGCGATCAGCTGACCCTGGCCAAGAGCGTGCCGGCCGGCAATCTCCTGCCCGGGCAGTACCGGGTGACAGTCAAAGTGGACGACAAGATCTCCAAGCAGACCGTCGTCCCGACGGCTACCTTCACGGTGGAGTAGCCGCTCTTAACCGGCGGGGCGGCCATTCGTCCTGAGCGCCGGCGCCTCGCCGGGCAGAAAGGACCCATGGCCACGAACACGGTTGCCAAGCCCTCGGGCGCCCCGGTCACCCACAAGGTCCACGACGTCCTGCGCACCG
Proteins encoded in this region:
- a CDS encoding tetratricopeptide repeat protein, translating into MKRTHVLLTAFVLTVSGVCLSWQQRLAVPKPTHLRITVTDEGHNEVRDATVELQDYLGGSSAMDQRNTDPNGRAEFDTVTGLHRVRITGADIQTYEGEIDIALTETYHNEPIRVRRNARGGQPATAEALGYVPAVRLKIPDNARKEFERGSKSLADKDWKSARKSFQAAIDLYPDYDLAYNGLGVASSQLQDVPAARQAFRKAVDLNDKFAGAERNLARITLSERNYQETAVLLNQSLAVEPGDAWALTNAAYAELQLHRFKEAADHAVRVHALPHDGLANAHVIAAYALDALGQHQEAIAQWKQYLQEAPKGPNARRAEDELRRLTKAPQS
- a CDS encoding GWxTD domain-containing protein: MLFRRGFGITLVAALAVLAMAQNGASKSSGDSKTGGKPTAAQETDPLKRTLTPEQKKQQKSLLKELEGPYKKWLSQDVVYIITDEEKGAFLRLSNNEERDQFIEQFWLRRDPTPDTVENEYKEEHYRRIAYANERYTEGAQGWRTDRGRIYIVYGKPNTVVTHATSESGYVRPLGYGRSDDSSHSLAQTTTTRPYEVWTYNHIDGVGENVNIEFVDTCSCGVYKISMDPLDKDMNAELVDPATMIQPWARDEYGKDKFERLQQFAKLSLPPPIKFTDLESVVTHKMSFNLVPFDVVTDFVKVTSDTALVPITVQVKNKVLTFNHKEGVATAVVNIYGRISTLTGRVAQTFEDTLKVSTTEELLPREVERPSVYWKAVPLRSGRYRVDIVVKDVNGDRVGSWSRGIMVPEFGDERLMASSLILADVLEKVPTRTVGAGNFVIGDTKVRPRVPEPGKPATFNRNQAVNFWMQVYNLGIDEQTHKPSATVEVEITNLANQKAVLRTVETTQQLGNVGDQLTLAKSVPAGNLLPGQYRVTVKVDDKISKQTVVPTATFTVE